The DNA region GCCGTCGGCGCCTGTATTGGGACGCTTGGGGCATGGGCCAAGATTGCAGGTAACGGCTTTGCTCGCGCAGTCGCCGACGCTTATACAACGGTGCTGCGGGGCATTCCCGATCTGCTGGTCATCTATCTCTTCTATTTCGGCGGTAGCGCCGTGGTTACGGCGGTGGGCCGGCTTTTCGGCGCCGAAGGTTTCCTCGGCTTTCCGGGCTTTCTTGCCGGCTCCCTCGCCGTGGGCGTCACCTCCGGCGCTCAGTTCACGGAAGTGCTGCGAGGTGGTTTCAAGGCGGTCCATCCGGGTGAGATCGAGGCGGCTATCGCCTGCGGCATGCCGCGCTGGCTTCGTCTGCGGCGGATCGTTGCGCCGCTGACCCTACGTCACGCGCTTCCCGGTCTCGGCAATGTCTGGCAGGTCGTCCTGAAGGAGTCGGCACTGGTATCGATCACCGGTGTTGCCGAGCTCCTGCGCCAGGCCCAGGTCGGCGCGGGGTCGACCGGGCTTCCATTCGATTTCTACCTGATGGCCGGCGCGATCTACCTGATGATCTCGACAGTTTCGAGCCTCGTCATCCGGCAGGCGGAGCGGCGCCTGTCGCGCGGCGTGAGGAGGGCGTGATGGACTGGCCCTTTCTCCAGGAAACATTTCTGAGCCTGGTCTTCGCAATTCCGCTGACGCTCGAGCTTGCCGTGACGTCGATCTGCCTTGGGGCCATTCTGGCGATGCTGCTGGCGCTTGCCCGCCTCTCCTGTGTGGCAGCGCTGGACTGGTTCGCGCGGCTCTATGTCTTTGTCTTCCGCGGCACGCCGCTCTTGGTGCAGATATTTCTCATCTATTATGGTCTCGGTCAGTTTCCAGCCATACGGCACAGCGTCTTCTGGCCGTTTCTCCGCGATCCTTACTGGTGCGCGGTTCTGGCGCTGACCTTGAATACCGCGGCCTACGCCAGCGAGATCATTCGCGGCGGCATGCTCTCGGTACCGCACGGTCAAGTCGAGGCTGCCCGCGCCTGCGGCATGAACCGTTTTCTGATGTTTCGCCGGATCGTCCTGCCGCTGGCAATCCGACAGGCATTGCCCGGATACGGCAACGAGATGATCTCGATGGTCAAGGCGACATCGCTTGCCTCGATCATTACGCTGATGGAGGTAACCGGAGTTGCCGCGAAGATCATCTCCGAGACCTACCGGGCAATCGAGGTCTTCGTTGTCTCCGGGGCCATCTATCTCGCCCTCAATTTCTTGCTGACGCGTCTCATTCAATTCGCCGAGTACAGGCTTAGCCCGCATTTGCGCGCGCCTCCTCCCGTCAACCGAGAGAATGCCGTTGTGGCGACCCCTGCAGGAGAACATCGATGACAACTACACCGATCGCCCTCAGCGTGCGCGACATGCACAAGAGCTTCGGGCCTGTACAAGTCATCAAGGGCATCTCCCTTGATGCTTTGGAAGGCGATGTCGTCTCCATTGTCGGTTCGTCCGGCTCCGGGAAATCGACGTTCCTGCGTTGCATCAATCTGCTGGAAACGCCGGATTCCGGTGAAGTGACCGTTGCCGGCGAAACGATCTCGATGCAGCGCAGTGCCGGAGGCGCACACCGGGCGACGGATCGATGGCAGGTCGACCGTATCCGCTCTCAGCTCGGCATGGTGTTCCAGAGTTTCAATCTCTGGTCTCACAAGACGGTCCTGGAAAACCTTATCGAGGCGCCGATCCATGTTCAGCGCCGTTCACGCGCCGAATGCATCGAGGAAGCTGAAGCTTTGCTCGCTAAAGTCGGCATCGCCGATAAACGCAATTGCTATCCCGCTCATCTTTCCGGCGGCCAGCAGCAGCGCGCCGCCATTGCCCGCGCGCTCGCCATGCATCCAAAGGTGATGCTCTTCGATGAGCCGACATCGGCGCTCGATCCGGAGCTTGTGGGAGAGGTTCTGCGCGTCATGCGCGCCTTGGCAGAGGAAGGGCGCACCATGCTGGTCGTCACACATGAGATGGGATTTGCGCGCGACGTCTCCAGCCGCGTTGTCTTTTTACACAAGGGTCTGGTCGAGGAAGAGGGCAAACCTCAGGATGTCTTCTCGAATTCGAAGTCGGAGCGCTTCCGCCAGTTCATCAATCAATAGTTCATCAGGCTCAATCAAGAAGGGGAACTCAAGTATGAAATACCTGACCGCAATCATGGCCGCGATCACTATGGTCGCCACCTTAGCCGTTTCCACGGCGGCACGCACCGAGGAGAAGAACTGGACACATGTGACGATTGCGACCGAGGGGGCGTTTCGGCCGTGGAACTTCACCAAGGCAGACGGTAGCCTGGATGGTTACGAAATCGAGCTGATCAAGTATTTTTGCGCCCATATGAAGGTCGAATGCACGACCGTGATCCAGCCTTTTGACGGTATGATCCCGGCCCTGAATGCCGGAAAGTTCGACGCAATCATTTCGGGGATGTCTGCAACCGCCAAGCGTGAGGAGGTCATTGCCTTCAGTGATTCCTACGGCACGACCGGGCAGACCTTTGCGACATTGAAAGACTCCCCGCTTGCCACTCTGCCTTTGAAGGGCAAGGTGTTTTCGCTCGCAACGGACGAGGCCGGCGCTGTCGCTGCGCTGAAGCAGCTCGAGCCGTTGCTCAAGGGCAAGACAATCGGCGTGCAGACTGCATCGATCGCCGCGACCTTCCTCGACAAATATTTGAAGGGCGTCGTCGATATCCGTGAGTACAAGACGACGGAACAGCACGATCTCGATCTGAAGGCCGGTCGTATCGACCTCGTCATGGCGTCGATGGCATATCTCTCGACAGCGGCGGCAAAGCCGGGCAACGAGGACTTGATCGTCACAGGCCCTCGTTTCCAGGGCGGCATGCTCGGGCGAGGCAGCTCGGTTGGTTTGCGTAAGGAGGATATCAAACTGAAAGCCATGTTCAATGACGCGATCGCAGCAGCCAAGGCGGACGGCACGATCGTCAAGCTATCGCAGAAGTGGTTCGGCTTTGACGTAACGCCGAGGTAAAACGCGGCAGGATGCCAGCACTTGCGAAATATCTCGGCGAGTGCTGGTTATCCGTGAATCTCCTGGTCGCAAAGCCGGCTTATGCCGGCTGCGATGCCTCGACGACGGCGAGTGCGGCCATGTTGACGACGCCGCGGGAAGTGACCGAGGGAGCAAGAATGTGAGCGGGCAGGGCGGCGCCGAGCAGGATCGGGCCGACATGCAGTCCGTCTGTCATCGACTTCACCACGCCGAAGGTAATGTTGGCGGCGTCGAGGTTCGGGAAGACGAGCAAGTTCGCCTCGTCATGCAGCGTCGTATCCGGCATGACCCGCTTGCGCAGCGCTTCGGTGATGGCGCTTTCGCCGTGCATTTCGCCGTCGACTTCAAGATCGGGCGCGGTTTCACGAATGAGTTGCAGGGCGTTGCGCATCTTGGTCGCACTTTCGGATTCGCGCGAGCCGAAATTGGAATGCGAGACGAGGGCGGCGCGCGGCGTGATGCCGAAGCGGCGAATTTCCTCGGCCGCCATCACCGTAGCCTCGGCGACCTCTTCTGCGCTCGGGTTGAAGGTCACGTAAGTGTCGGTGAAGAAGGTGGCGCCGCGCTGCGAGATCATCAAGCTGAGGGCCGAGAAATCGCGGACATTCTTGCGCTTGCCGATGATCTGGCGGACGTCGCGGAGGTGCTTTTCGTAGCGGCCTTCCAGGCCGCAGATCAGCGCATCGGCCTCGCCGCGCCTCAGCGCCAGCGCGCCAATGACGGTCGTGTTGGTGCGCACGATGGTGCGGGCGGCTTCCGGAATGACGCCGCGGCGGCCGACGAGCGAGAAATAGAGATCGACATATTCGCGGAAGCGCGGATCGTCTTCCGGGTTGATGACCTCGAAATCCTGCAGTGGCCGGATGCGCAGACCGTAGCGCTTGAGGCGTGTCTCGATGACCTGCGGGCGGCCGATCAGAATCGGTTTGGCCAAGCCTTCCTCAAGCAGCACCTGGGCGGCGCGCAGCACGCGCTCATCCTCGCCTTCGGAGAAGATGACGCGCTTGCGCTCGGCGGCCTTTGCCGCAGTGAAGATCGGCTTCATGACGAAGCCGGAGCGGAAGACGAAGCGGTTCAACTGATCGAGGTAGGCGTCGAAATCCTGGATCGGGCGGCGCGCGACGCCGCTCTGTTCGGCGGCCTTGGCGACGGCAGGGGCGATGCGCAGGATGAGGCGCGGATCGAAGGGGGAAGGGATCAGATAGTCGGGGCCGAAGACCGGGGTCTCGCCGGAATAGGCGCGAGCAGCGACATCGGAGGGTTCTTCGCGGGCAAGCGCTGCGATGGCGCGCACGGCGGCCATCTTCATTTCCTCGTTGATCGTCTCGGCGCCGCAATCGAGCGCGCCGCGGAAGATGTAGGGGAAGCAGAGGACGTTGTTGACCTGGTTGGCGAAGTCCGAGCGGCCGGTGCAGATCATTGCGTCGGGGCGGGCAGCGCGGGCGAGATCCGGCATGATCTCCGGCGTGGGATTGGCGAGCGCCATGATCAGCGGCTTGTCGGCCATCTGCGCCAGCAGCTCCGGCTTCAGGACGCCGGCGGCCGAGAGACCGAGGAAGACATCGGCGCCGCCGATATTTTCGGCGAGCGTGCGCGTGTCGCTCTTCTGGGCATAGACGGACTTCCATTCGTCCATCAGTTCGGTGCGGCCCTCATAGACGAGGCCTTCGATATCGTGGACCCAGATATTTTCGCGCTTGGCGCCGAGCGTCACCAGCAGATTGAGGCAAGCAAGGGCGGCCGCACCCGCGCCCGAGGCGACGATCTTGACGTTATCGATCGCCTTGCCGGCGAGTTCCAGCCCGTTCAGGATCGCGGCGGCAACGATGATCGCGGTGCCGTGCTGGTCGTCGTGGAAGACCGGGATTTTCATCTTCTCGCGCAGGCGCCGCTCGACCTCGAAACATTCCGGCGCCTTGATGTCTTCAAGGTTGATGCCGCCGAAGGTCGGCTCCAGCGAGGAAACGGTCGAGACCATCTGTTCGACGCTCGCGGCGTCGATCTCGATGTCGAAGACGTCGATACCGGCGAATTTCTTGAAGAGCACGGCCTTGCCCTCCATGACCGGCTTCGAAGCCAGCGGCCCGATATTGCCGAGTCCGAGCACGGCGGTGCCGTTGGAAATCACGGCGACGAGATTGGCGCGCGAGGTATATTCGGCTGCCATTTCCGGGTTGTCCCGGATGGCAAGGCAGGGGGCGGCGACACCCGGCGAATAGGCGAGCGCGAGATCGCGCTGGTTACCGAGCGGCTTGGTCGCCTGGATCTCCAGCTTGCCGGGGCGGGGATAGCGATGGAAGAAGAGCGCCTGCTCGTCGAGATCGCCGCCCGGCAGGTTCTTGTCCGTCTTGGATTTATCCTGGTGATCCATTGCCGCCTCCGTGCACGTCTTTTTCTGGAGTTCCCTCCATACATCAATCGGATACGGGCGACAGTATGGAAATGAGGGCTGGAAGAAGTTTTCGCGAGACGGGCGTGTCCCACGACGCCGCAGGCCGGCCGAGTAT from Rhizobium sp. NLR16a includes:
- a CDS encoding NADP-dependent malic enzyme, encoding MDHQDKSKTDKNLPGGDLDEQALFFHRYPRPGKLEIQATKPLGNQRDLALAYSPGVAAPCLAIRDNPEMAAEYTSRANLVAVISNGTAVLGLGNIGPLASKPVMEGKAVLFKKFAGIDVFDIEIDAASVEQMVSTVSSLEPTFGGINLEDIKAPECFEVERRLREKMKIPVFHDDQHGTAIIVAAAILNGLELAGKAIDNVKIVASGAGAAALACLNLLVTLGAKRENIWVHDIEGLVYEGRTELMDEWKSVYAQKSDTRTLAENIGGADVFLGLSAAGVLKPELLAQMADKPLIMALANPTPEIMPDLARAARPDAMICTGRSDFANQVNNVLCFPYIFRGALDCGAETINEEMKMAAVRAIAALAREEPSDVAARAYSGETPVFGPDYLIPSPFDPRLILRIAPAVAKAAEQSGVARRPIQDFDAYLDQLNRFVFRSGFVMKPIFTAAKAAERKRVIFSEGEDERVLRAAQVLLEEGLAKPILIGRPQVIETRLKRYGLRIRPLQDFEVINPEDDPRFREYVDLYFSLVGRRGVIPEAARTIVRTNTTVIGALALRRGEADALICGLEGRYEKHLRDVRQIIGKRKNVRDFSALSLMISQRGATFFTDTYVTFNPSAEEVAEATVMAAEEIRRFGITPRAALVSHSNFGSRESESATKMRNALQLIRETAPDLEVDGEMHGESAITEALRKRVMPDTTLHDEANLLVFPNLDAANITFGVVKSMTDGLHVGPILLGAALPAHILAPSVTSRGVVNMAALAVVEASQPA
- a CDS encoding ABC transporter permease encodes the protein MDWPFLQETFLSLVFAIPLTLELAVTSICLGAILAMLLALARLSCVAALDWFARLYVFVFRGTPLLVQIFLIYYGLGQFPAIRHSVFWPFLRDPYWCAVLALTLNTAAYASEIIRGGMLSVPHGQVEAARACGMNRFLMFRRIVLPLAIRQALPGYGNEMISMVKATSLASIITLMEVTGVAAKIISETYRAIEVFVVSGAIYLALNFLLTRLIQFAEYRLSPHLRAPPPVNRENAVVATPAGEHR
- a CDS encoding ATP-binding cassette domain-containing protein, whose translation is MTTTPIALSVRDMHKSFGPVQVIKGISLDALEGDVVSIVGSSGSGKSTFLRCINLLETPDSGEVTVAGETISMQRSAGGAHRATDRWQVDRIRSQLGMVFQSFNLWSHKTVLENLIEAPIHVQRRSRAECIEEAEALLAKVGIADKRNCYPAHLSGGQQQRAAIARALAMHPKVMLFDEPTSALDPELVGEVLRVMRALAEEGRTMLVVTHEMGFARDVSSRVVFLHKGLVEEEGKPQDVFSNSKSERFRQFINQ
- a CDS encoding ABC transporter permease subunit (The N-terminal region of this protein, as described by TIGR01726, is a three transmembrane segment that identifies a subfamily of ABC transporter permease subunits, which specificities that include histidine, arginine, glutamine, glutamate, L-cystine (sic), the opines (in Agrobacterium) octopine and nopaline, etc.), which encodes MSQPGFFELAGFGPDGWGHALLAGAWMTILVAIAGYAVGACIGTLGAWAKIAGNGFARAVADAYTTVLRGIPDLLVIYLFYFGGSAVVTAVGRLFGAEGFLGFPGFLAGSLAVGVTSGAQFTEVLRGGFKAVHPGEIEAAIACGMPRWLRLRRIVAPLTLRHALPGLGNVWQVVLKESALVSITGVAELLRQAQVGAGSTGLPFDFYLMAGAIYLMISTVSSLVIRQAERRLSRGVRRA
- a CDS encoding transporter substrate-binding domain-containing protein yields the protein MKYLTAIMAAITMVATLAVSTAARTEEKNWTHVTIATEGAFRPWNFTKADGSLDGYEIELIKYFCAHMKVECTTVIQPFDGMIPALNAGKFDAIISGMSATAKREEVIAFSDSYGTTGQTFATLKDSPLATLPLKGKVFSLATDEAGAVAALKQLEPLLKGKTIGVQTASIAATFLDKYLKGVVDIREYKTTEQHDLDLKAGRIDLVMASMAYLSTAAAKPGNEDLIVTGPRFQGGMLGRGSSVGLRKEDIKLKAMFNDAIAAAKADGTIVKLSQKWFGFDVTPR